ATGGGGTACATCACGACTGCGTTTGCAAGGTCTCGGAGCGGCATTGGATCATCGTAGAAATAACCAAAAACAACACGGTCGATAAAGTCCGAGGCGACGTCAACAGACTTGTGATGACGAGAAATCAGTTCTTTATACAAGATCACGTTATGTGCGAATGCTGGATAGTCATCAATCTTGAGCCAACAGCCTCAATGCGCGCTGCGGCCGAAGAAAATGGCATCAAGATATCTTCAATTGACGGGTATATTTCTGAATTCTTTGATCAGCGCCAGTACTCTAACATTCGACAAGATGAAAAATTTGGGAGCGCGGTGGATATCATTTCAGGGGACCCGGACAAGAAGCCATTCATCCCTGTCGCCTATGACGACACAGTGAGATCAAAATCCTACCAAATTTCAGATATTTGCGACTATTTGACGCAAGGTTTTAACGTCGTTCTCACAGGGACATTTGGGAGTGGGAAGAGTCGCTGCTGCAAAGAAGTTTTTGAAGCTCTTAATGTGAGAAGTGATATTAACTTTCTATCCATTGACCTTAGAGATGTTGGGGCGTTGGCGTCTGCTAACCAAATTGTTCGTGCGCATTTCGAAGGCCTTGGGCTGGATGGCCAGGCAGAAGCGGCAATTCGACTTTTGAATAGTGGAAAGCTGATATTGCTACTTGACGGCTTTGACGAGATGGGTGGGACGCAATGGAGCGATGACCCGCAGAAACTTCGAGATATTCGTCGTCGCACTTTAAAGCCGATAAGGGAGATTGTTGAGAAAGCACACAGCACAATCATTACGGGCCGAGAGCACTACTTTAATTCAGATGATGAACTGCTAGATTCAGTTGGCGTATCGAGCAAAAAGTTCTTACACTTGGAGTGCCGTGAGGAATTTAGCGCCGAAGAGATCTCGAGCTTCTTGAAGACCTTTAAGATCGAAATGGACATGCCTGAGTGGTTGCCGAAGAGGCCGCTACTCTATCAAATCCTAGTCGAACTGCAGGGAGACATATCTAAAATAAGACTAGATCAAGCCAGCGGCCAAGCTGAGCTGTGGTCCTACATCTCCACATTGATATGCCGAAGAGAGGCAAGGATTAATGCAAACTTCGAAGAAGACACGATTTTTGCGATTCTAAAGAGATTGGGTCGGGAAAGTCGTCATTTTCTCAAAGATGTTGAGCCTGTAACTCTAGAAAGCCTAAAATCTGCTTATAAAGCGGTACGCGGTTACGAGCCCGCCGAAGAGGATGCGGTTCTACTACAGAAGCTTCCGGGTTTGGGGCGGATATCTTATGACTCCCGGGATAGAAGGTTCGTCGATAAATATCTCGTTGATGGCTTTAGGAGTAGCGATCTTGCGGACTACATTTCGTTTCAGGACGAAGACCTTTCGGAAACCCGCTGGGTCAACTCGCTCGATACTCTAGGACTGTCAGTAGTCGGAAAAGCACTATCAGAGCAAATGAATGATAGATCCGCTGTCGCTCTCGCTAAGAGAGCTGCAGATAGGGAAAACTCGGTACTAGCCGCCGACATACTTGCCGCCCTCGGATTTTCTGATGCAGAAGAGGTCAACGGCAGCAACATTCAGATTTCGGGCGCTGAAATTCGCTTTCTCGACATGACGCTAGCACACTACAAGAATATTACTTTTGAATCTTGTATTTTTCATAGACTTCAGATTGCGGATTATGAAGTCGAAGGTGTTGAAATTCGCAATTCTATTATCACAGAGATACTCGGGGTTCCGAACGAGGCTGGCGTTCCCTCGTGGATTTCTGATAGTGAAATCACATCCTTTGATGATGCGGGAAATGTGGCAAGTATCAAAAATTTGAAGCTTAGCGCTCCGCAAAGAATTCTATGTGTAATTTTGCACAAGACGTTCTTCCAACCGGGGCGGGGCCGCCAAGAAGAAGCCTTGCTTCGTGGCCTTGGGCAAGTTGATCGGCATAAAAATACAAAGGAAATTCTGAAAATTCTTCAAAGAGAAGGGCTTCTTGGCGTAGATAGGGGCCGCCATGGGAACTTATATCTTCCAAATATTGCCAAAAAACCTCTGGCTTCAAAAATCTTGAGCCTACAGAGTCAATGTAATGAGCCGATTTGGCAGGAGGTGTCTGCCCTTCCTTCTTGATGTGGGCCCTGCGTTCAAAGAACGACGCTCCCATTACAATGGATAACTGCGTGAACTTGCTTGTTGAAAGCATACTAAATGATGCCGCGATCAGTCATCCGCTGCGTCTGGCACGAATGTCGGCTCCGGGCCGGGAGCGACGCGCACCGCAGATGACCAAGCGCGCGCCATGCGGCAACGCCGCAGGTCCGCTCCGAGCCCACACCTACCGTTATTGTTTAGGTAGACGATAGACCTCAACCTCGCGTTCACAGGTTGGATCAATCGTTCGTCGGTCAAAAATCATGCCGAGCTTTTGCATGATGCGCGCCGACGCGCCGTTCTCGAGCTGGTAAATACTCACGATATCGGTGATGCCCAGTTCGTTGACGCCGAATGAAAGAGCGGCAGCCGCCGCTTCGCTTGCGAAGCCTTTCCCCCAACTCGGCTTGGAAAACCTCCAACCGATTTCGACGGAGGGTAACACTTCAGGTAAGAAGTCCGGCCAAGACAACCCTGTGAAGCCGATCAGGTCACCGGTTTGCTTGGATTCGACAGCAAACAACCCAAAGCCCCGCTCTTTCCACTCTTTCTTGAAGGACGCGATGTATCGTGCCGCGTCGTCCGCGGTTCGCGTTTTCCCATTTCCGATGTAGCGCATGACGTCGGGGTCAGCGCACATTGCCGCAAATGGTGCGTGATCATCAGGCTTCCAGCCTCGCAGCAGTAGTCGTTTGGTATTGATCGTGCGCTGTAACATGGCGCTCTTTAAGCACATTGCCCAATGGCAGCAAAGTCCGCGTCGTCGGCCTTTACCATCCGATTTCGCTGCACGTGGCCATCAAGGACCGGTTCGGGGAAGCTGCGCTGTGTCATGGGGCTGTAAGCGAACGGCAGGTTGGGGCCGGCTACAGACGCACCGGCCCTTCGCTTATCAATCACATCACAGGGCGTCCGCCCCCCTCACGTCTCCCCACCAAGCGCCTTTGCCCAGCGGGACCAGGCGAAGGTGCCGCCCGCGCCGGCGCCATAGATCAGCGCTGCCAGGGCCATCGAGGCGGCGTTGATGTCAATCGCAAGCACGCCTGCGGCGCGGTCGAGGTCGATGAACGGCAGCGCCGCCAAGAGCCCGGCGGCGGGGAGCAGGATGAAGACGCGAAGGAAGAGCGCGATTTTGCCAGTCATGAGGATGTCCTTTCGATTAGCGCCATAGGCGCGTGGAAATGCCGCGCGCGGCGGCGGAGAAGACCGGCGCTAGGCGCCGGCCAGTGATTGATGAGGTCACGCGCCGGCCAGGGCGCGGCTTGCCGTGTCGCGGATCTGCGCCAGAGCGTCGGCCAGGGTGTCAAAGCGCGAGGGCGCAGGCGGCGCCCCTGCCCCGGCGGCCACCAGCGCCGCATGCAGCGCGGCGCGGGTCTTTGGCCCGGCGATGCCGTCGACACTCAGCCCGGCATCGTCCTGGAAGAGCCGCACCGCCTCGGAACCGTATCCGAGCAGCACCAGCGCGGCGCGGGTGTAGCGCGCGAGCCGGTCGCTGTAGCCGTTCAGCCCGCCATTGATCCGGCGGGTGACCATCTCGGTATCGCCCTGATCGGCGTAGCGGTTGAGATCGCGGCTTTGCCAGTACCAGACCGGCCCGAGCCCCTCCCAGGGATCACTGTTCATCAGGTCGGGATCGGCGACAAAATCCGGCGCGGCGGGGTCGATCTCGGCCCGGCACCAGTCGCGGAATGCGCGGGTGTTCGCCTTGCCGGTGATGTGCATGCCGGTGCGACCGCGATACTTGTACCCGTCGCCATCGGCGGCAGCGGTGTTGCCGAGATCGGTGCGGGTGTCGTAGCGCCGCTGCGCCGCGGTCGGCCCCCAGATCTCCTCATCCCAGAGGAAGCCGCCCATCTCATGGGCGAGCTGCCCGAGATACTGCGCCAGGCGATGCGGCAGATCGAGCCCCGCCGCCTGGCCGTGGGTCTGGAGCCCCAGCAGAATGGAGCGCATATTGTCATTGGCCGGCCGGCCCGCAATGGCCGCCAGCTGGTCGATATTGATCATCGGAGATCTCCAAAGAAAAAGCCCGGCGCGAGGCCGGGCGGTGGTGGTTTGGTGGTGTGTGAATGGCCGTCAGTCTGCGCGCTCGATGCGCTCCAAGCGCGTGTCGATCCGGTTCAGCAGATTGTAGATCCCTGCAAGCCGTTCGTCCTGCCGCGCCCCGGACGCTTCCAGCGCCCGAATGCGACCCTCAAGGCCAAGCATCAAACTCGCGGATGCCTCACGCCGCTCCTCGATGTAATCGAGCCGCGTCTGCATCTGGCCGTAGGTGACAAAAAACCCCCCAAGCGATGTGACCACCGCCACGAGGGCGGCAATCGTTGACCAGTTCCAGCGGTTTTCAAATCTTGGAGAAGTCATTGTGTCACCGTAAAAAAGCCCGCCGGCGGCGGGGTCTGTCGTTGTCAGGTTTCGAGCGTGGTCAGGTCGGCCAGTGCGCATCTTCGGCGAAGTCTGCCGGGATCTGGCCACTGTCGATCATGGTCCAGCTCGCCTGCATCACCGCCTCGATCCACGCGGTCGCGGCTGCGGCAAGCTCCAGAAACTGCGCCGCCGTGAGCTCGTGCATGGCGTTCTCGGCATCCCGGTAGGTCAGCGTCGTGGTCGTGTCCCCTGCGGATTGGAGTGCCGCGGCGCGCTGGGACAGGCCCAGGATCACGCTTTGATCGAATGCGCGCCCCTGGACGGGGATGGAGCCGAATGACAGGGCAAGCACAGTGCCGGCCTCGACGCGGCGGCTGCGTTCCGCATGCAGCGCCGACTTGCGCCGCGCCTGCTCCGCCGCCGTCTTGTCCTCGGCGGTGATGATCCTGGTGAGGTCGATATTGCTCATGCCTGGGGCTCCTCTGCGGGCTCGTCGTAGATCGGAAGCGCCACCGTGCCGTCAGGCACATTCTCCAGCGGCGCGGGGAAGCGGGTGGCCTCGGGCGCGGTCGGGCCGTGCGGCAGGGCTACCGGCACGATCAGCGCGCCGGCCTCATCGCGCTCGACCTTGCCGGTGATCCAGTCCGAAGAGATCGCATCGGCCGGCAGCGTGGCGCCGGCGGGGAGAGCCGAAAAGTCGAACGCCTCCCCGTTGAAGGTCAGCACATCGCCCGCTTTGGTAAGCGTGAGCGGCAGGTCGCGACGTTGCGGGTGCAGGATGATTTTCATGAGGTTGCTCCTTAGAACCAGCGTCCGGTTGCGAAGAGGTGGACCGGGATCGTGTCGCCGTTGCCCGCCGATGCGCCAATCGACGCGCGGGTCACCCATTTCGTGGTGCCGCTGGCAAAGGCGACGCCGCCGCGATCACTCCATTGTT
The window above is part of the Salipiger abyssi genome. Proteins encoded here:
- a CDS encoding GNAT family N-acetyltransferase, whose amino-acid sequence is MLQRTINTKRLLLRGWKPDDHAPFAAMCADPDVMRYIGNGKTRTADDAARYIASFKKEWKERGFGLFAVESKQTGDLIGFTGLSWPDFLPEVLPSVEIGWRFSKPSWGKGFASEAAAAALSFGVNELGITDIVSIYQLENGASARIMQKLGMIFDRRTIDPTCEREVEVYRLPKQ
- a CDS encoding peptidoglycan-binding protein produces the protein MINIDQLAAIAGRPANDNMRSILLGLQTHGQAAGLDLPHRLAQYLGQLAHEMGGFLWDEEIWGPTAAQRRYDTRTDLGNTAAADGDGYKYRGRTGMHITGKANTRAFRDWCRAEIDPAAPDFVADPDLMNSDPWEGLGPVWYWQSRDLNRYADQGDTEMVTRRINGGLNGYSDRLARYTRAALVLLGYGSEAVRLFQDDAGLSVDGIAGPKTRAALHAALVAAGAGAPPAPSRFDTLADALAQIRDTASRALAGA
- a CDS encoding DUF4376 domain-containing protein; protein product: MSNIDLTRIITAEDKTAAEQARRKSALHAERSRRVEAGTVLALSFGSIPVQGRAFDQSVILGLSQRAAALQSAGDTTTTLTYRDAENAMHELTAAQFLELAAAATAWIEAVMQASWTMIDSGQIPADFAEDAHWPT